Below is a window of Strix uralensis isolate ZFMK-TIS-50842 chromosome 8, bStrUra1, whole genome shotgun sequence DNA.
TGACAAGAAGTGATGACCACATACTGCAAGTGCTTATTAAACAAAGCAATCAACATTGATGAGAGCAGAAAATAGATATTATTTTATAATAGATGCTCTAGATACTAGCTGGACGTAGCCACTTGCTACCCCAAGGGACATATTCCATACCAGGTCCAGTAGGCAGGCAATCTCTGGCAACAGGCAAGCCTCCTGTGCGTTGGGCATTAGTCACATCACACCTATGAACCCACCAGCTCCTGGGTgaattcttgtttcatttttcttccccttcacagCTGCAGTGCTATCCTCTACCTAAGCCCTGCTCCCTTCTGCCTGGTCAAGCCAGTGGGAACAGAAGAGCTCCTGTTTTCCCCCACCACCAGAGAAGGCAGAAGACACTCTGTAATTCCTTTCCAGCAGAGGAGGATGAAGGGATAGACATCACCCCATCTCCACCTTTTTACTGGGGTGGGACTCCACTCATAAAACCAATTCTCATCCTTCTCATTCACTCCAGATCAGCCTGGCCCTGCCCTAGAAGGGAGGCTTTATCCACACTGGCTCAACTCTAAGGACCAGTGCACCTCTACCAACAGCATCCTCACACCCTGGAGGGAACAGAGACCCCCTGAAAAGTCAGGGCGCAGTGACTGACCCGCCTCCTCTCGTGTAACTCAAGTGCACTTCACCCCTCAAGGTAACATGGCAAGCAGGCACACAAGCAAGCACTGCCTAACGCTGACGTTGGCAATGAGTCATCTCAGAGCTGGACTGGCTTCTTCCCGGcatgaaaaaaatccctaatgACGAGCAACACTCAGGCTGCACACAAGACAACCTAGTCTGAATACCACCCGGTCACCAGTCCCTGCACAGATCTCTGTTCTGGCTCCACGGAGCTCAGCAAAGGAAACAGTGCAACACAAAACAGTGGTCTGTAAATATCCCCCCCTGCTTTCCATTAAATACCACCATGGCATCCCTCATAGGAAAGGACAGGACAAACTGGAGCTCAGAACAAGCATCATCCAGGAAATGACTCGATGGGAGAAGGATCCAGAGTGTTCACTCCTTCCTTCTTGCCCTAATACACTCAGTAATCCTCCTGCAGCTGTAATGGTTTCCTGTTTTCCAGATGCTTTGACCCACTGAGTCACTGCTCATCAGGTTTttatctggagaagaggaggccaGAGGACATGCCCAGAAAACATGGTCCTGGTATGTTCCCAACCACTTGCTTTCTTGAAACACTGAGAAGGAAGTTccatgatgaagaaaaaaagcaacaaaacaataaaaaatggtGCTAGTGAAGGATAAAATTGAGAGTTAATGCTCTAGAAAAAGAGCCTCATAAAAGCACAGAACAGGTCATTACCAGAATATAGCAAGGGCTTTAGAAACACCACTAAGCTACTGAGATACAATCCTATCCCTTTGCCTTTGTTAACAGACAATTTCTTGATAGCTTCAATCAAATTTGAGATTTCCCTGAGCTGTGGACACGTAGGGTAGGAAATGTCAATTAGAAGAATGCAAGCCCAAGCCATGTCCATATTCAGAACTACATAGAAATACTCTGTTAAGACAGCAGCAGGAGCTCGCAGTGCTGGAATAAAATATTATCTCTGTGACACTGAGGAACAAACAACTTACTGCCTGATCTTGTCGTTCCTGGGTCCAAATCTTGGTCCAGAAGGCCCTCTCCTGCAAGCAGAAAAGAGAGCAATCAGGATGGAGATacactgaaaacatgtttttaaaccAGACTTAGAAGATATGCAAGAGAGAAGCAATGCCTTGTGGACAGAAGATTGTTCTCATACCTCCCATCAGCCCCTCCCATGTCTTAGGATATGTGGGACACCCCACTCTTATAAAGGTCACACCTATTGAGGCTTAATTCACGCTCAGTGCCAAGGCTCTGGGAGATCAACTCAAAGGAATCAAAGGTTTTGATTCCCAAGCCCCCACCTATGTGGCAGGGAGCAGCTTTTGGTATTTGACACCTCCGGTCTCAGAGCTGTAGGCAGTTAAGACATCACATTCCCTACAGCAGCTGTTCAGAAACTCACAAGAAAAAGTCTTCCTCTTCATCTGAATCTTCCTCCAACAGGTtcctctgcaaacacagaagaaaaccaaaccacctcGTCAGTAAGCAACTACCATTTCACACACACGCTTCCAGCCCTTAGGATGCAACCAGCATCCTTCAACTGCAGGTTACACGCGAGCCCTCCTTTGTAGAGGATTGACGGCACTTTTCAGGTGTCTGGAGTCATGCTGTTTCTCTCTGCTTGTGACCAAGGGCTGAGCTGGATGTCTCTGTGCTGCTATTATCACCTCGGCAGCATTTTCTAATTCTCTAAAACACGGACCgatgcacagctctgcagctccGACCTGGGACAACTTGCACCTCTGCCACTGAGCCAAACTGGATTTGCGGCAATGTCCAGTTGTCTGTCAGGTTCAGACCCCAATTCTAGGGATCAGCACAACTCCCTGTGACGCAGAAGCAACCGGCACGCCAGCACGGTGAACCCTGCCTTggaaagcagcaggcagagcagagcccccGCACAGGCCGCTGTGGAGGGCAGGCCCTCTCTGCTCGAGGGACAATCCCAGAACTGCACTCAGTCAATGGCAGCTGCTCAGAAAACATCAGCATCACCTACAGCCACCCTGGGGCATCCCACCCACGTGGGAGGTCAGACCCACTCCTGATTTGGAGCACGTGGTTTCTCCAGCCATCTGATGGCAGCAGGTGCAAGAAGGACAACTGCAAGGAAACACGCTGGGCTCCCTGCACGGCACGTCCAGAGGGGTCAGCCCCTCCAAACCCCCAACTCAGGCAAAGGCTAAGGCTGGGCTGGAAAGCAGAGCGGTCTGGTAGCTCCTCTGCTTTGCGCCGAAGGGCTCCTCCTGGGCTCAGATTTGTGTTCTAGTACACCCCATCAGATGACGCAAAGGCTGATTTTTAAGAGCAACCTCTGACTTAAGCCTGAAAGTTTTGGACAAATACGTTACTAGAGTTCATTTCTCACATCAGGGTGGTGTGAATTGTCCAGTCAAGCGGAGGGCTCCCAGTAACATCTACTTAGGGTCAAAAATAATCAAGAGCAGGAAATGGCACACTAAACGTGTGGGCCTAGGAACACATCAGACAGTCTTTCTGGTaccaacagctgctgctgcttcccctgcGCATAAATTCAGGCTCCCACCTGCAAGCGGAGTGCTATTATTTTGAAGCTCACCTACATTTCCATGCTTGTCACATTTGCTCAATCAACTGAAGCAACCCGCGAGACCGTGCAATAGTTTCAACCATCGCCTCCTTCAAGAGATGAACGAACCGCTCGTGGCAACATGGGATCCTCATCTCACTGACAGCTATCGTGAGCTGTAGCAACATTTCAGACTACAGTCTAAACTCAGTTTTAGCACACTACGACCCCAGAATAAACATATCAGGTTAAATCCACTTGTCCAGAACTGCACTATTTTGACCTGTACTCAAAGCCTGAAATGTCAGGGGACCTTGGTGACAAGAGAAAAATTCAGCTGTAGAGTGCAGGGCAACTTCACAGGAGCCCTTCAGCCAGCTACGTGGGGAGGAGAGCAGCGACGTGCTCAGGCCAAGTTCTGTGGAGAGACCGGAGCAGGCTGGGATCTCACCGCCTAAAGGAACTGAAACATGTTCTCAAAACAGCCGTGTCTCCTCATGGGGGTTGCTTTAAAATACACAGATGAGGTTTGCTGCACAGACAGTCCCTTCACTAACTAAATGTCGCCAGCAAGAGCGATACAGCTCCCAGGCCCCGTGGCTGAAGGTGGTGACAGGAGCCCCTTGGGCAAAGGGAGCTGTAACTTACCATACACCGGCCTGGCAGCTAACGGCACAGGGCGAAGCCAGGGGCCTTGGGGTCCCCAAAGTGTGTTTAACACCCACCTACCCACCATGGGCACCTTACCCCACGCACCCCTGTGTAAGTAATAGCCCGCTATGGCACCGTTGCGGCCACCGGCACCGGAGGGACAGGCTGGTCCCCCGCCCCACCGGCACTCACCCGCTCGCTCTTCACCGAGCCCGTCACCTCGTCGTCGTTCAGATGCCGCTTGAATTTCGGAGGCATGGTCTCTACCGGCGGGAGAGGCGGCTTCGGGCCCCGGAGGAGAAGCCTGGAGGGGAGGCGCAGGGAAGGGCCGGGTCACCTCGCTGCCCGGCGCCCGAACCGCGGCGGCGCCCCGGCTGCCCCTCACCGTGGCCCGGCAGAGCGGGGGGAGCGCCCGGCAGGTGGTGGGGCCGCGGAGCGCCCCTACCGCTGGGcccggaggggtggggggaaaggacGGAATggccccgggggaggggggatgcAAGGGCAGCCGGTGACCGGCCCCCACGCCTTCACCCGGCCTCGCCGTTCCGGTCCAGCCCTCCGGTGCCTTGGGGGCCGCCAGGAAGCGGAGCCGGTGCCCAGACAGAGACGCCCCACCCCCGCAAGGCCACAAGACCCCACCAGCAGCGCCACCCCGCTCACCGGGCTCCgctccgggccgggccggcgggaaATGGCCGGTGCGGCagcgacggcggcggcggcggcggcggcggcggcaagtCAGCTGTCCCATCGACCGGCTCGGCGCTCCGCCGGCCGCGCTGAGCACCGAGCTATCGATGGCGGGCCGGGGGCaagggcggcgcggggcggggcggggctttcccgggggcggggccgtggggcggcgggggcggggccggccccggccccggcccggggacGCGCTGGCTCGGGAGCCCGGGGGCCGGCGGCGCCTCCCCGCCAGCAGCGGGGGGGGTCCGGCCACCTCGGCCCCCAGCATCGTCCCTGGCACACGGCCCCGCAGTAGAGCCGCTGGCGGTGGCCGCAGGCTGCCGGAGCCCGGCCAGCGGCCTCggggggggccgccgccgccacagGCATCTGGAAGGTTCCGGCTCGgccgtccccccccgccgccccgaccctctccccgccgccctcccgctcTATAAATgcgggcggcagcgcccggcgtgcggcggagcggcggcgccgAGGGCAGGGGCCATGCTGGGGGcctggctgctgctctggggGGGCCTGGCCCTGGGCGGCCGCGGCGAGACGGCCTTCCTCCGGCGGGCCGAGGACAGCGCCGGCCGCTGCACCTACTCCTTCACGGTGGCCAGCCCCGTCGAGGCCGCTTGCCCCGATGCCGGCGGCGGGCCGGAGCTGCGGGCCGAGCTGGCCGCCCTCGCCGCCCGCCTGAGCCGGCTGGAGAGCCGGGAGCGGGGCTCGGGGCCGCGgggcggcgaggcggggggggcaCCGGAGCCCCAGCCGGCCGCTCGCCTGGAGGCTGCCTACAGCGAGCTGCTGCGGGCCAAGTCccggctggaggaggagaaggggcgGCTGGAGCGGGAGAAAGAGGAGCTGGGGAGGCGGCTGGAGACCAGCACCCAGGAGATCACCCGGCTGCGGGCCACCCGCTGCCCCCCCGGTAGAGAGGGGCCCGGCCGCGACACCCTGCGTGGCCCTGGCAAAGGTAAGTGCCGGGGCCGGGACCCCCTGTGCAGCCCCGCCACCGTCTCCCTGCCACTGACACTTCCCCGGACGCTGGTCAAGTCCCTTTGCTGCCCCCCACATGATGCACCTACTGCTGCCTCCTTGCTCTTGGGCACCCCGGCGGGGTCGCAGCCCACTgccccaaaccccctccccatCCTTAAATCAGTGCTGGCAGCCAGAGCCCTGCTCATCCCATCATCCGCCCCGCAGCAGAGGGGGGCCGCAGGGGACGGTGCTAATCCGGAGGGATTGGGGTTTCTGCCAAAGAGCATTAAACCCCGCGCCCGGGGGGCGGCAGCAGCTGCGGAGCAGGGTCCCCATCAGGAGGTCACAGACGTGCCCTGCTGCGGTGGGACAGGCACCAGGCTCCTGACCGAGGCGTTGGTGTTTAGGGGGGCAACAGTCTGGTGTGGAGCCCCTCACTGAGGACGGTGAGGGCAGGCGTGGCAGTGAGGGGGGCTGGCTGGGCCCCTGCTCACGCTGCACCTGGCTCCACCACAGCCCCCCGCTGGGACCCGCAGCCCCTCACTTACCAGGAACTGCAGTCGGAGAGGACGGAGGTTCCCGTGTCCCGGCTGCTGGAGGAGACAGCACTCGGCCGCCCAGGGAGCAAGGACTCGGGTACTGCCaccggcccggccggccccgtGCTCCGCTGCTCACAAATACCGGTTGGCCCTCCCGAGGGGCTCACCGGGCGCTGCCACCGCCGAGCAATAAcccctttctctcccctcctgTCCCCGAGCAGGCTGCGGTGAGCTGGTGTGGGTGGGGGAGCCTGTCGTCTTTGGCCGGGCAGAGTCCATCGCCGGCAAGTACGGTGTGTGGATGAAGGACCCCGAGCCCGTGCCCCCCTTCACGCGGGAGACCACCTGGCGCGTGGACGCGGTGGGCACAGAGGTCCGCCAGCTCTTCCAGTACGAGGCGGCCGAGCAGCTGGCCCGGGGCTACCCCGCCAAGGTGCACATCCTGCCACAGCCCCTGGAGAGCACGGGGGCCGTCATCTACCGCGGTGGGCTCTTCTTccagccccgccgctcccgcaCCGTGGCCCGCTACGACCTGCGGGGAGAGGCTGTCACGGTCGAGAGGGAGATCCCTGGCGCTGGCTACCACGGGCAGTACCCCTACTCCTGGGGGGGCTACACCGACATCGATCTGGCGGTGGATGAGACGGGGCTCTGGGTGATCTACAGCACTGAGAAGGCCCGGGGGGCCATCGTCCTCTCCAAGCTGGACCCCGAGACGCTGGAGATCCGGCGCACCTGGGAAACCAACATCCGCAAGCGGGGGGTGGCCAACTCCTTCGTCATCTGCGGCACCCTCTACACTGTCAGCAGCTACTCGGCACACAACGCCACCGTCAACTTCGCCTACAACACAGCCACCAGCACCAGCCGGGCCCTCAGCATCCCCTTCGAGAACCGCTTCCGCTACCTCAGCATGGTGGACTACAACCCTGCTGAGCGGCAGCTTTTCGCCTGGGACAGCTTCAACATGGTCACCTACCCCGTCCGCCTCTCCCAGGCATGAGTCGGGGCTGGGGACACACCAGCTCAGCCCCTGCGACCCCCGTGCGTGTCTCAGCACCCCGCTTTgctcccccgctccccccagtGTGGCCAGGAGCGCTGCCCCAGACAGCCCCGGGTGATGGTGGGGGCCACATGCTGCCCAGCCGCGCTGCCATGGGGCCACCAAcgtccctgctggcacctccagCAACATCCCATCGTGCTCAAGTGCAGCAGAGAGAAATTAAGTCCTTCTCCAGAGCTCAGCTGAGCCAGCAAAACACCTCTCCCCAGCCTCGGTGGGTTTCAGATGTGCCATAGCAATACCCAGCCCTCAGCCGCTCCAGCATCCTCGGGGAGCACCCAGCCCCGCCACCCTGAGTTCAGAGCAGGGCAGGCACAGCGACGGCCAggtgggggaggtggggagaggctgTCCAGGAGGATCCCGCCTGAAAATATACACCTTCCCTAGTTGCAAGCAGCCATCCCCTCTGGTGGGCTGGGGTTTGTGTTTCCAGGCTCCAGCTGAGCACAAGCACCACTGCTGCCCCCCAGGCcccactcagcagcagcagttttggggAGGTCTCCCCAGTTCAGGCCAGCCTCGGGGAGGAGAGCAGTGTTCCCCCACCAACAGCATCTGAGCTCTCCTGCTAAGAGTCCACAAGCCTCATGGCATCCCACACCACCGGTGCCTAGGGGCATCCCGGAGCTCAGCTGCCTCCAAAAATCATGCGGCAGGATCAGCAGCAGCGGGGAATACGGACACTCATTGCACAAACCTTGTTTTATTGGGAAAAAAGCCAAGAGAGCAGCGGTGAGGAGTCCTGGCAGAGCAtcctgcagctgagcagcccCTTGACATGCCCAGCCCCTCTCGGCCATGCGGTTCAGCTTTACAGGCCGTGCTTGGCCACCGATGCGGCACGGCAGCGCTCCCCACACCGGGCCAAAACACGCGATTTTAACTATTTATTGTAGAAAGTTTGTAGGAcgctttttcttcccccctccccagtgttCGGGGCAGGAGCGGCCGCAGCCCCCGGGGGTCCCGGCCCAATAAAGGTTGCCCACCGCCACTACCTTGCACCTCATCTTTCCAAACCTGGCTTCTCCTGGGGGTTTGGTGGGCTGGAGCCTGGAGCGGGGGTGAAGCACTGGTGCCCCCCTGGATGCACTGACAGGCTGAAGGTGCTAGGGGGGAGCTGTAAAGTTTTGGCCAGGAAAATGCCACATTTGGGAGGCAACTGCTGGCAGGACTGACCCCAGTAGCACCTTTATTTAGCATGAAGAGGGGCTGCGACatggaatcagaaaaaaaaagttaaagcttcAGCACTAAACCCTGGAGATTTACAGAATGGGAAAGATTAATGAGCTCCAGGTAGCAGGGCTGGGGGTTGGGCTGGCTGGTGCCAGGGGGGCAGcgtggggcaggagggatggggggggacagaggCAGTTCCCCCCTTTGCTGCTGCAGCGCCAGGGTTGGGCTGCTCACGGAGGGGATGGCGCTGCTCCAAGCCAGGAGGCCGCAGGGATGGCCCCGGCTCAGAATGGACCCTGTTCCCAAAGGGCAGGAGACAAGGGGgtgccagcagcaggcagcacacCCTCCTCCACTGTCAGGGCTGCCCGGGTGAGTccagggcagggaatggggtggGATAGGAcacagccctggggctgcagcgTGGGCAGAAGGGGGGAACCACAACATCAAGGGAGGAGGCTGAAAGACCCCTTCTTGCTCCCTGGCAGGCCCAGCACGAGGCTGGGAAGCTCACCATGAGCAAAGGTGTCTCCCCAGCCAGGGATGCTCCCACACAGCCGCCATGGTGCGGTCTCCTGGCCTCAGAAAACAGGGTGCATAGCCCTGCCCCAAGGAGCAGCCTCAGCCCCGAGCATCCCTTGGTCCTGCTGCAAAAACCCAGCCAGGAGGGGTGGTTGGCTGGTGCAGAGAAACAAGGCAAAGGCCAGGGCAAGATCCAAGGAAGTAAAGACGGAGGTGAAGGCAGCCCTTGGGGGGCacccaggagcaggcaggggctgtcACATCCCCCCTGGGACAGGGACGAGGAGGCAGAcagcaggcagcccctgcctgcactgcaCTGCCCCGCCCCAGCCAGGGGCAGCCTGGCAAACAGGCGCTCGCCCAATGCACAGAAAACCCACCGCCAAGGATGGGAGAACGGCATCTCTGTCCCAAAAGAGGAGAGGCAGCGAGGCTGGAGCCCCGCTTCGCCCCACACTCCTGGAAGGCGTGAGGTGAgccccctaccccccccccaaGAGGGAGGCCTTGTGCAGAGGTCCCCGGGGAGCAGCAGCACCAACACCTTCTCCCTGTGCAGAGACACCAagggcagagccccagccctTTCCACCTCtccccctgctgccagcagcaccagggtCTCCTCAGGCTGGGAAGTCCATCACTTaattacctaaaaaaaaaaaaagacaagccaCTGTAGACAGGATTTCCAGAAAGCTGGGCTGGAGCTGAACAGCGCTGAATACACAGCTTTACTTAACAGGCTTTGCAAAAACAAGCCCAGAGTCCCTCCCCTCCTGCATCCCAGCAAGAAGCCAGCCCAAGCCAAGGCGGGGGGTGCTGGCTCTGGCCCCAGTCACATTAACCCCCTTCTGCTCTTGCCCTTGAGAGAAGCTACCATCCTTTTGCAGACTGAaagttattaactttttttttttccttaatttccccAACAAAATAGTTTCCCAATTTATGGGAGGTTCAGCGTAATTATTTGTGATGACCGGAGTCCTAGAAAAGAGATTACACACCAAATCCTACtcaaattaaaaaagcaagatCTATTCCAGCGTAAATGGCCAAGAGCAAGTTACCTGgttaaatgtcataaaaatattCAATGAACCGGAGTCAGTGACTGAAAGCCCAACCTGGCCTCAAAGGCAACCAGGGTAGTTCGGGGCTGTTTTGGGGAGGTACACATTAAAATTGTGTTATTTGGATGCACTAAAGGCccaagcatttgcttttaattaagtTTCTGCAGAAATATTACCCTTGTTCTGCTCAGTGCAAGAAATAGCCAGAAGTCTGGTACATTCCCGCAGCAGAGTGTGGGAAGTTTGTCTGACTTTACCAGTGGCTTTACTGGAGAATTTAAGATTGATCCTTTGAGCAGCATTGCCTTAAAAATAGAATAAAGTGAAAGCTTTCCCATTTTTAGGGGGTCTTTCCCATATGAACCAGGCAGAAGATTCCTCAAACCTAGGAAACACCAGCATAACTCAGTTACTCTTTAAGGCACACTTACAGACCAAACCAATGTCCACGTTCACTCCGTTCCCCCACCTCCATCCTCCCTTCCCTGAGCGTTTACTGTAGCTGTACTTGTACGGTTCCTGTACAAAATGGCGATTTACCTGTGGTGTTACCTGCTCCGAGGTTACTTCTGCCCACGGCTCCGTTTGTGGATTACAGCACCTTTCCTCACTCCATAGCGCTGCAGTTCTAACCCCTAAAAGAACCGACCTCGGCAGGAGACTCCAGCTCCTCTGGTGCCCCAGAGCACCGCTTCCCGCCCAGCCCCCCCACAGCGGAAGGGCTGGAGGAAGCTCAACCCCTCCTCCGGCCCCGGGCTCAAGGGCCAGGGGCAGTATCGGTGCGATTTGAGCGAGTGAGTGTTGCTTGCAGCAAGTTGGGAAGGGAGGGGCTCGGGAGCAGCCCAAGGAGGAAGCCTCCCGCGTCCTTGGGAAGGCTCAGGCTCTCGTCAAGGCTCAGTCCTGCTCCCCGCTGCAGGAAACCTCTTGCTTTTAACAGCCCCTTGCTGCGAGGGTGCCCGTGGTCGCCCACAGGCTCAAAGCAGCCGGGTCCATCCTGGTCTCCCCCGACGAGCGGCTCTTCTCTAGGCCCCAAACCCCGAGTCTCCAGCACCAGGCAGCTCACCAACGCGCCGGAGAGGGACCGTCTTGCGAACGCAACCGGCAGGCTCCTTCCAGGGCCAGATGGAAGCCGTGTCCTGCGAGGCCTTCGCTGGAGAGCGAGATCAAAAGTGCCGGGGGAAACAGAAACAAGCTGTTTCAAACCGTTTTTCCTTAGAAGTCTGTTTTCCCAAGCTGTAATACACACTCTTCGCTTGGCACACGATGTTCAGGCGCTCTCCTTGCATCCTGCAGCACTGCACTAATCATGAGATTACCCGGATACTTTATTTAGAGAATACTTTATTAGTTTCTGTAATCAAACCCATGTAAATAAGACCGTACATATTTAATACAGTGCGTTACCCCtgtacaaatggaaaaaaaattaagtttaacaTTTCTAGACCAATATGGCTGTTAATTTCTGTACAATGCCAACTCACACTACAAGTGGGATACTTTTTTCCAAAGTTGACATCACAGCTAGTTTCcaaaaattcaaattatatatatatttatataaaaagataACCAATAGCAATTCACTAGGCATCAATAGCAGCAACAGCCTTTCCAGCTTCTGCAGTCATTTGAACAAAATTATACACATTAGACTTTCAACTCTTCCTtccaaaaaatgtaaaaaaaaaaatcccagaaaaaaacagcaaattcTGCTACTGATGTGGTACCTGGTGCTTTTTATTAGCTTTTTCAATCattgtctggaaaaaaacctctagAATAACATTATTAAAACCAGCTCCAGTATAGCACAGTCACTACTACATATCATAAGCAGGTACAGGATATCTTACATTCACAGAAGTATCATACAGTACTGTCCTACAGCTATAATACTAGAGGATACAattaaaaaggcatttatttGACTTTATTCTACTTTCCAGCACACTGTGGGCAAGGAGGTGGTGCGACGCAGCTCTGATATAAGGAATGcaccttttagaaaaaaactcTTTAATCCGATAAGGTTTCTTTTATTCTCATGGCACAGTTCTAAGTGCTCGTTGCTGTATACAGACATAAGCTGGAAACCGTTTAAAGATCACTCGCATCATATAAAGATAGCTGGACAGAGGTGAACAGAACAAATCTGACTACTGATGCAATGAACTTTTCAACTCCAGAGGTGAACGACTGAGGGGGGAGCGGGTGTAGAGAACACGGGTGGCCAAGTAGCATTTTCATATGGTGAACTAAACACAGTGTACTGTCgtccaagcagcagcagccagcaaagCACTGCCTTCCGAGGGAAATTCGGCATCACCAGCATTACTCTGTTACGTTCGGTTAGGCGTCACGTGGCAATTCTGCCAGCTATATGAATCCCTCTGTTTACTACAAGATAGAAGCTTCTTAAGTTACTAAAAAACTAAACACACATTACTTGGCCCAGCACCATCTTCAGATCTGCATGTTCTCATACTCATGGGtttataaaaagataaatagCAGCTGAAGATCAGAGCCTGAAGAAAATAAGAGAATTCATCTTGTCAGCTACGAACATGCCTCCCCGACCACCTTCTTCCCCGCCgttgctatttctcttttttttttttttccactttgggAAGCGTACAGGTGTGTAAGCCAAAACACGCGCACACGTGTAGAACGTGCACACACCAAAAGCAGCCTTCATGCTGTTAGAGAAGATA
It encodes the following:
- the MYOC gene encoding myocilin; protein product: MLGAWLLLWGGLALGGRGETAFLRRAEDSAGRCTYSFTVASPVEAACPDAGGGPELRAELAALAARLSRLESRERGSGPRGGEAGGAPEPQPAARLEAAYSELLRAKSRLEEEKGRLEREKEELGRRLETSTQEITRLRATRCPPGREGPGRDTLRGPGKAPRWDPQPLTYQELQSERTEVPVSRLLEETALGRPGSKDSGCGELVWVGEPVVFGRAESIAGKYGVWMKDPEPVPPFTRETTWRVDAVGTEVRQLFQYEAAEQLARGYPAKVHILPQPLESTGAVIYRGGLFFQPRRSRTVARYDLRGEAVTVEREIPGAGYHGQYPYSWGGYTDIDLAVDETGLWVIYSTEKARGAIVLSKLDPETLEIRRTWETNIRKRGVANSFVICGTLYTVSSYSAHNATVNFAYNTATSTSRALSIPFENRFRYLSMVDYNPAERQLFAWDSFNMVTYPVRLSQA